In Zingiber officinale cultivar Zhangliang chromosome 6A, Zo_v1.1, whole genome shotgun sequence, a single genomic region encodes these proteins:
- the LOC121997782 gene encoding nuclear intron maturase 1, mitochondrial-like: MSAQVSKPFSFLLPRCSRRWPLLLCFSLRFTATVGDRHHCHTLPSDVHLLPRQQGEQHISQSLPNPYDLVKEDPIQVCSDLWVRCFARPPDAPPLPNLTGFLKKFDLWILAYQRACAHHTGSFPARIAIHLPHLRSLLSLQMSVLASPRRTHLWGAVTHLLLRSPADPPSTRPISRRKFHAALQNAPPPFQDRVVQELLLLLLEPVFEPRFSSKSHAFRPGRSPHTVLRTLRSQFAGYLWFLKANLSHIVNAFDSDIILPCVQRGTSDRKVLSLIKSALRMPVRPGASQSGEEKVDQLAKMRMKRKMLRASRKKKVLNDNEPKPDPYWLRTFFGFVPGEAASVPNYGHCGILSPLLANICLNELDWWMEERIDKYFRPSKLDSIWKESIDDSCHNPAWPEFVPSSGNEKTRKMDYIRYGSHILIGIRGPREDAAALKKDLIELCESKYGLRLENSMIEIEHITRGIEFLDHIICRRVIHPTLRYTATGGNIVSQKGVGTLLSITASLQQCIRKFRQLELVKGDKDPEPLPCTPMLYSGQAHTNSQMNNFLETMADWYKYADNRKKVVGFCAYVIRSSLAKLYAARYRLKSRAKVYRIASRDLSHPLRENTRNDAPEYSDLLRMGLVDAIEGVQFSHMSLIPSCDYTPFPRNWVPEHELVLREYIKLQDPKFFCELHKSVKHQELTSPQEYISKVVWDYKVCGVWSKSQKRVKEARKLEEGADT; this comes from the coding sequence ATGTCTGCTCAAGTCTCCAAACccttctccttccttctcccTCGCTGCAGCCGCCGCTGGCCTCTCCTCCTCTGCTTCTCCCTGCGCTTCACGGCCACCGTCGGCGATCGCCACCACTGTCATACTCTCCCTTCCGACGTCCATCTCCTCCCCCGTCAACAAGGTGAGCAACATATTTCGCAATCTCTCCCTAATCCTTACGACCTCGTGAAGGAAGACCCGATCCAGGTGTGCTCCGACCTATGGGTTCGCTGCTTCGCCCGCCCACCCGATGCCCCGCCTCTTCCCAATCTCACTGGCTTCCTTAAGAAGTTCGACCTCTGGATCCTCGCCTACCAACGGGCCTGCGCCCACCACACTGGCTCCTTCCCCGCCCGCATCGCCATCCACCTGCCCCACCTCCGCTCCCTCCTCTCCCTTCAGATGTCCGTCCTCGCTTCCCCTCGCCGCACCCACCTCTGGGGCGCCGTTACTCATCTCCTCCTCCGCTCCCCCGCCGATCCACCCTCCACCCGCCCCATCTCCCGCCGCAAGTTCCACGCCGCCCTCCAAAATGCCCCACCCCCTTTTCAGGACCGTGTCGTCCAGGAACTCCTCCTGCTCCTCCTCGAGCCTGTCTTCGAGCCCCGCTTCTCTTCCAAGTCCCACGCTTTCCGCCCTGGACGCAGTCCCCACACCGTCCTCCGCACCCTCCGCTCCCAGTTTGCTGGCTATCTCTGGTTCCTCAAGGCTAACCTCTCCCACATCGTCAACGCATTTGACTCAGACATTATCCTGCCCTGCGTCCAGCGGGGCACCTCTGATAGGAAAGTACTTAGCTTGATCAAATCCGCGCTGAGAATGCCTGTCAGACCTGGGGCATCTCAGTCAGGTGAAGAGAAGGTGGATCAGCTTGCCAAAAtgaggatgaagaggaagatgcTAAGAGCGAGCCGGAAGAAAAAGGTTCTGAATGACAATGAGCCAAAACCAGACCCTTATTGGTTGCGGACATTCTTTGGCTTTGTGCCAGGAGAAGCTGCTTCTGTCCCTAACTACGGTCACTGTGGGATATTGAGTCCTCTGCTTGCCAATATCTGCCTCAACGAATTGGATTGGTGGATGGAAGAGAGGATAGATAAATATTTCCGCCCATCCAAGCTTGATTCCATTTGGAAGGAGTCGATTGATGACAGTTGTCACAACCCTGCATGGCCTGAATTTGTTCCATCCAGTGGGAATGAAAAAACCAGGAAGATGGATTACATTCGTTATGGGTCTCATATATTGATTGGAATTCGTGGTCCGAGAGAGGATGCAGCAGCATTGAAGAAGGATCTGATTGAATTATGTGAGAGCAAGTATGGTTTGAGGTTAGAGAATTCTATGATTGAAATTGAGCACATCACTAGGGGAATCGAGTTCTTAGATCATATCATTTGCCGGAGAGTGATACATCCCACATTGCGTTACACAGCTACAGGGGGGAACATTGTAAGCCAAAAAGGTGTTGGCACTCTGCTTTCAATCACTGCAAGCTTGCAGCAGTGTATCAGAAAGTTCAGGCAGCTTGAGCTCGTGAAAGGGGATAAGGACCCAGAGCCATTGCCCTGCACGCCAATGCTTTATTCGGGCCAAGCACACACCAACTCTCAGATGAACAACTTCCTTGAGACAATGGCAGATTGGTACAAATATGCAGATAACCGCAAGAAAGTAGTTGGGTTTTGTGCATATGTCATTAGGAGTTCCTTGGCTAAACTCTATGCTGCAAGATATAGACTGAAGTCTCGTGCCAAGGTTTACAGGATTGCTTCACGTGATCTAAGTCATCCATTAAGAGAGAACACAAGGAATGATGCACCTGAGTACTCCGATCTTTTGCGGATGGGCCTTGTTGATGCCATTGAGGGTGTCCAGTTCTCTCATATGTCTCTTATTCCATCATGCGATTACACTCCATTCCCAAGGAATTGGGTTCCTGAACATGAGCTGGTACTGCGTGAATATATTAAGCTGCAAGATCCGAAGTTTTTTTGTGAATTACACAAGTCAGTAAAACACCAGGAACTAACCTCACCACAGGAGTATATTTCGAAGGTTGTTTGGGATTACAAGGTTTGTGGGGTTTGGAGCAAATCCCAGAAAAGGGTGAAAGAAGCTAGAAAGTTGGAGGAGGGTGCTGATACTTAA
- the LOC121995241 gene encoding uncharacterized protein LOC121995241 — MELEEQQHKPPKKNKLKKNPQRGVGVAQLEKLRCMEKQQRISSIAVSSSSDFSSQGLVFPPPPPATAVMKPQATSNFFNNQQHQHRQPPGFFPMLWNTAIEAKGDAPPMKKIAVPVPQRKQQPLLVDSQTCHRMEPPSSQNNSSSYDLLSCWRSELDKNSVEMTVDNKRPPPPAFHLNEVIVTRKQEAYFPHKHPFLSSEFSPANGSNLIKLEFQAVRGNSSTPFVGLANSDVYIERSKGNGGAHDGSFLTLASVSTPSLLKPFDIPQHYQYDHSDFSLQNSQARKKETVNASSSNELSFYDFLLPGSVRNEKKTVTEIRESPDGDIDLNLRL; from the exons ATGGAACTCGAGGAGCAGCAACACAAGCCACCGAAGAAGAACAAGCTGAAGAAGAATCCGCAGCGTGGAGTCGGTGTTGCGCAGTTGGAGAAGCTCCGGTGCATGGAGAAGCAGCAAAGGATCTCCAGCATAGCCGTCTCCTCCTCGTCGGATTTCTCTTCGCAAGGCTTGGTATTCCCACCGCCCCCTCCTGCCACAGCTGTCATGAAACCTCAGGCAACCTCCAATTTTTTCAACAACCAGCAGCATCAACACCGACAACCGCCGGGGTTTTTTCCGATGTTATGGAACACAGCTATCGAAGCAAAAGGAGATGCCCCACCGATGAAGAAGATAGCAGTCCCTGTTCCTCAGAGGAAGCAACAACCGCTGCTGGTTGATTCTCAGACATGTCACCGGATGGAGCCCCCTTCAAGCCAAAACAACTCAAGCAGCTATGATTTGCTCTCTTGCTGGAGATCAGAGCTAGACAAG AATTCAGTAGAGATGACAGTTGACAACAAGCGGCCACCGCCACCGGCTTTTCATCTCAACGAGGTCATTGTTACCAGGAAACAAGAAGCTTATTTCCCCCATAAACACCCTTTTCTCTCCAGTGAATTCTCACCTGCAAATGGAAGCAACTTGATCAAACTTGAATTCCAAGCTGTTAG AGGAAACTCTTCAACTCCATTTGTGGGCTTGGCAAATTCAGATGTTTACATTGAGAGGAGCAAAGGCAATGGTGGTGCACATGATGGCAGTTTTCTTACCTTGGCTTCAGTTTCAACGCCGAGCTTATTGAAACCTTTTGACATCCCTCAGCATTATCAGTATGATCATTCTGATTTCAGTCTGCAGAATTCTCAGGCAAGAAAA AAGGAGACAGTTAACGCTTCTTCATCTAATGAATTGTCATTCTATGATTTCTTGCTCCCTGGTTCAGTTAGAAATGAGAAAAAAACAGTAACTGAGATAAGGGAATCACCAGATGGGGACATTGATCTCAACTTGAGACTTTAG